TAAGGGAACTTTCTGTAGATGAAACATTTGAAGCATTTGTCTTATTAAAAACAGCGGATGTTCGAGTAGCGAGAAATGGAAAAAAATTCATTGCGTTTACATTCCAAGATAATTCAGGCACGATAGATGGTAAGTACTGGGGAGCATCAGAAGAAGATATTGAGCTATTTACAACTGGTAAAGTTGTGTTCTTAAATGGTAAACGTGAGCTGTATCAAAATATGCCTCAAATCAAAATTCTTCATATGCGTTTAGCTAAAAATGATGAACCGGTTGATCCGTCTTTATACATGGAAAAAGCACCTATTGATATTGATGAGATGAAACAGGAATTTAATGATTACTTACTAGATATTACTCAAGCAAAATGGCACCGTATTGTCCGTCATATTCTTAGTAAGTATCAAAAAGAATTTTTTGAATACCCAGCAGCAAAACGAAACCATCATGCGTTTGCAGGAGGGTTGGCTTTCCATACTTTAACCATGTTACGCTTAGCAAAATCTGTCTCACAAGAATACACAGAACTAAATCTGTCTTTGTTATATGCAGGTGTTATGTTGCATGACTTGGGGAAAGTACATGAACTATCAGGTCCTGTCGCAACAGAGTATACCTTAGCAGGAAATTTATTAGGACATATTGTGATGATTGATGAAGAAATAACAAAGGCTTGTATAGAATTAAATATTTCAGAACTAGATGAGGAAGTACTAGTTCTTAAGCATGTTGTATTAGCACACCATGGTTTGTTGGAATATGGATCACCTGTTAGGCCTAAAATTATGGAAGCAGAAATATTGCATCATTTAGATAATTTAGACGCATCAATGCAAATGATGTTAGGATCATTAAAACAAGTAAATCCTGGGGAGTATACAGAACGTATTTTTGGATTGGACAATCGAAATTTTTATTTACCAAATATTTAAAAAGCATTGAACATAAGAAACATTCTTGTGTTCAATGCTTTTTACTATATTAATAATAATTGTTTTGTGCTAATTCAAAAGCATCACGCATATCCTTTGGTGCTTTTTTTCCATTCACTTTTTTTACGAGTTCACCTTGTAAAATAAGACGGTGTTCACCAGATGTATCACAAGTGACTAAAGTAACCTGACGTTTTTCAGGAACATCTTCAATAACATCTACTCTTGTTGGTTCTACATATTCTTTCATGGTAACTTTATATTCATAGATATACTCTAAATCTGTGAGATAAATAGAAGATCCAAGTTCCACTCGGACTAAAGGAGCAAATAACAAAGTAGGATCATACATATAATGACTAGCTAAAGCATAGTTTCCAAACCCCATTTTCTGATCGGGTTTCATCGTTCCAGCTCCAACAGAAATAACGTAATTAGAAACCCCTTTTAGAATCGGTAAATTTAAATCCACACTGGGTATAGCAATACCACCCACAACATCTCCGACATCACGGCCACGTGATTTAGTGACAGTATTGAAATCTAGCGATTCTACTTGATCAAAATCAAAAGTTGCTTCTTTTTGTTCATTTTTAACAACATCATCTCGAGTTATTTTATTGACTTGATATTGTGCCGTATTTTCTTTTACAAGATAATTTTTAATCTGGTTATTAAAAATTAATGCAATCCCTACTAAAAAGAGAATAATCATGATTAGATTAAAAAAGAAATGTTTAAATCGTTGCCCAATCGATTTTTTTTTGGTTTGATGTTTTGTTGAACGTTTTTTTTGTGATGAATCATTTTTGTTAGAGATGATATTAGCCCCCTTTTTCATGTAATTCTATCAACTATCATACCATAATAATTTTAAAAATAAAGAAAGTAGGGTGATAAAACAACATTACGTTATTATGCCGTTTTTTTAAATATCTCACTAGATTTGTAATACAAACGTAATTAAACTGCTAGGGTTTATGTGTTCATTTTGTTAAGGAAAAATGGTATAGTTGTATTAATGGAAATTACTAGTAGAAGAAAGATAGGTGAAGGTGTTGCGACGAAATATATATGTTCATTTAGATGGTATTAGTAACTCGGTTTTAACAAAGGGACTTAGCCATCAAGACTTTGATCGTTATACTATTCATCGTCCCAAAAACTTACTATTGCTAGATGCTAGTGAGCTAGAGGGGGAGTATGAAGCGCATACTGGATTTAGGGTAATACGCGGCCAGGAAAATGTTGATCGATATTTAAGCAATTTAAATTATAATAAAAGGCGAGAAATTAAATGGTTAGATTTTGAAGAATATGATACATTAAAACGTTTGACAGCAAATGAAATTGCTGAAATATTGTATTTATCCCATATGAAGATGCAATTGCGTTCGCCTTTTTTTTATAAATTACAAAATAATTATGCTTTTTTTGAGACAGAACAAGAAGTGATGAAAGTATATTATCGAAATATAGACGAATTTTATCAGTCTTTATCTCAAAAAATTACTGATAAAGTTTTATACCAATTAAATGCTAATCGCTCTCTATTCTCAAAACGCTATACTAATATAACGCCTTTACCATACGATATAGTAAAAGAGTTAAAAAGTATTATGCAAGAAGGGACTGTATTTGAGTTTTCACAAGTTGGTCTAGATAATGGGGAGTATAAAATACCCGTACATGTTGTTGAAGATAATCTTAGAAAAATTGAGAGTAATCAATTATTTTTGGAAGAAAAAGTAGGTGTTTTAATCTATCAACATCAAAAGATGTCATGGTATTTTAAGACGGTAGATAACCCGATATTGTTTTAGTGCAGTGCTTCTTTTATTTATATAGATAAAAAATAAGGAATAGAATTTTGCTGAAAACTGGAGTATAATTAAGTCCTAGTAAATTTAGGAGGACAACCATGAAGATTTTTTTAGTATATGGTGGTAAAAGTGCTGAACATGATGTATCAATTCTATCGGCCTTTTCAATTTTACAAGCAATTTATTATAACTATTATTCAGTTCAATTAGTTTATATTACGAAAGATGGTAATTGGCTAAAGGGACCTGTGTATCATGAGGCACCTTTAAATAAAGAATCTCTACACTTAACGATTGCCAATGCTCAACCTATTTTACCAAGTGATTTAAAAGAAGGAAATGCGGTTATTTTTCCAGTATTACATGGTCCTAATGGAGAAGATGGTACGATTCAAGGATTATTTGAAGTATTAAATATGCCGTATGTTGGTGCGGGAGTTTTGGCTAGTGCATGTGCTATGGATAAAATCATTGGTAAACAGTTATTCCAGCAAGTCGGTATTCCTCAATTACCATATGTTGCAGTAACTAAAACGGGCTATAAAGATCACCAAGAAGACATTTTGTTAGAGTGTGAAGGTAGTTTGATTTACCCAATGTTTGTTAAACCAGCTAACATGGGTTCAAGTGTCGGTATTAATAAAGCTGAATCTCGTGAAGAATTAGTTCAGGCAATAGATGAGGCATTCCGTTTTGATCGACGTGTCATTGTGGAGCAAGGAATTGAAGCACGCGAATTAGAAGTTGCCGTATTGGGTAATGATGAAATCAGAACAACTTTAGCTGGAGAGATTGTTAAAGATGTGGCATTTTATACATACGAATCAAAATATTTGGACAATAAAGTGGAATTACAAATTCCAGCAGATATTTCAGCTGAATTACAAGAAACATTACAATATTATGCTAAAAAAGCGTACCAAACACTAGATGGTAGTGGATTGAGTCGCTGTGACTTCTTTTTAACAGCTAATAATGAGGTATTCCTAAATGAAGTGAATACGATGCCAGGTTTTACACCATTTAGTATGTATCCGTTACTATGGAAAAATATGGGATTAAATTATGGTGACTTGCTAGAAGAATTGATTCAATTAGCTAAACTACGTTTTGAAAAAAAACAACAAATTGAAGTTGAGCAGTTGTAGAGTTGGACGCTTGTTCAGCTTTTTTTGTTGATAAGAGAAAGAAGGAGAGCTATGAACTTATTAATTAAAGAGATTGTCGCGGCGGTAGAAGGCATCAATTATGCTCAACATTTAGATGACCAAACGATTTCCTCTGTTGAGTTTGATACACGAAAAGTGCGAGAAAATAGCTTGTTTGTTCCACTAAAAGGAGCAAGAGATGGTCATGATTTTATTCCGCAAGCCATTGATAACGGAGCTTCTTTAGTTTTATCAGAAAAAGATTTATCTGAAGATATTGCGTATATTAAAGTCGAAGATACATTAATTGCCTTACAAAAATTATCTCGTTTTTATTTAGAAAAAAGTGCACCTAAAGTAATAGGAATTACAGGGAGTAACGGGAAAACAACAACAAAAGATATGACGGCAGCTGTGTTATCACAAGCATTTAAAACATATAAAACACAAGGTAATTATAATAATCATATTGGCTTGCCTTACACGATTTTATCCATGCCAGAAGATACAGAGATGTTAGTTTTAGAGATGGGGATGGATCATAAAGGTGAAATTGAAGTCTTGTCAAATCTTGCGACACCAGATATTGCAGCCATCACATTGATTGGGGAATCTCATATCGAATACTTAGGATCACGAGCTGGCATTGCTGAAGCTAAAATGGAAATCACTTCAGGTCTTAAAAAAGAAGGCATTTTAATTATCCCAAATGATGAGCCATTGTTAAAACGATTGATAGTGGATATCTCACAAGAGGTTGAAAGTTTTGGGATAGATACGCAAGCAACTTTATCAGCTTCCATACTTTCAGAAACGAAAGTTGATACACAGTTTGAAACTAATCTATTTGAAGGTGAAGTATTTTCAATTCCGGTTTTGGGTGGCTATAATGTCAAAAATGCTTTGATTGCTTTATTGATTGGAAATCATTTTGGCATACCTGTTTCAAAAATGAAAAATGGGCTAGAAACATTTGATTTAACTAAAAATAGAACAGAATGGTTGAAAACAAATGACGGCATTGATATCTTAAGTGATGTATACAATGCCAATCCAACTGCAATGAAATTAGTGTTAGACACATTTTCTGCGTTAGAATTAGAAGGCAAGAAATATATTGTGTTAGGTGACATGCTAGAATTAGGGGAACTATCTAGCCAGATGCATGAAAGTATCTCCGAGCATATTTCACCAAATCATATTGATCAAGTTTATTTGTATGGCGAGCAAATGAACGCTCTTTATAATCTGTTAAATGATAGAATGCCAAAAGGTTCTCTTCATTTTTACCATAAAACAGAAAAAAAAGAATTAATGAAACATTTATCAAGTCAACTGCAATCAAAAGATACGGTTTTTCTGAAAGCAAGCAATGGAATGGGATTAAATGAAGTTGTTGATTTTTTATTAAAAAACCATGAATAGGCAAGGTTTTATTGTTAATTATTTAAGAATGTGATAGTATTATACGAATGCCTATTTTCATTTTTTTTCATTATATAAAAAGAAAAGCAGTCGATTTAGCAACAAACTAGGAGGATATCATTTGAAATTTAGTGAATTACAGTTAGAAAAAAGTTTATTACAAGCTATCGAAAATATTGGGTTTGAGGAAGCAACACCTGTACAGAGTGCGACAATACCATTAGCGTTAGAAGGAAGAGATGTTATTGGTCAAGCTCAAACTGGTACTGGTAAAACAGCCGCTTTTGGGTTACCAATGTTAAATAAAATTGACTCTAATAGACCTGAGTTACAAGCATTAGTTATTGCACCAACACGTGAATTAGCTATTCAAACACAAGAAGAATTATACCGTTTAGGTAAAGAAAAAAAAGTTAAAGTTCAATCAGTTTATGGTGGGGCAGATATTGGTCGACAAATTCGTGCGTTAAAAAACAAACCACATATTGTTGTGGGAACTCCTGGCCGTTTATTAGACCATATTAATCGTCGTACGTTGAAACTAGATACAGTGGAAACTCTTGTATTAGATGAAGCTGATGAAATGTTAAATATGGGATTCTTAGATGATATCGAAGCCATCATCTCAAAAGTTCCAGCAGAACGCCAAACATTATTATTCTCAGCAACAATGCCAGATTCAATCAAACGTATTGGGGTTAAATTCATGCAAGACCCTGAACATGTTCGTATCAAAGCAAAAGAAATGACAGCTAACCTAATTGATCAATATTACGTTCGTTGTAAAGAATTTGAGAAATTTGATATTATGACTCGTTTGTTTGATGTACAATCACCTGAGTTGACAATTGTTTTTGGCCGTACAAAACGTCGCGTCGATGAATTGGCTCGTGGACTTGAAATGCGTGGTTATAAAGCAGAAGGTATCCATGGAGACTTACCACAGCACAAACGTATGAGTATTTTAAAAGCCTTTAAAAATGGCGAATTAGATATCTTAGTTGCAACAGACGTCGCAGCTCGTGGATTAGATATTTCTGGTGTGAGTCATGTTTACAACTATGATATTCCACAAGATCCAGAAAGTTATGTTCACCGTATCGGTCGTACAGGTCGTGCTGGCAAAGAAGGTATGTCAGTAACCTTTGTTACACCTAATGAAATGGGTTATTTACATGTTATTGAAGACTTAACGAAAAAACGTATGACACCACTTCGTCCACCTTCTAAAAAAGAAGCAGTAGAAGGACAAATTGGTGCAGCGATTACTGAAATTAAAGATTTATTAGCAGCTAATGGCTTAGAAAAATATCAATTAGCAGCAAGTGATTTATTAGAAGACTACACAGCAGAAGATTTAGTGGCGTTGTTAATTAAACAAATTTCTAAAGATGATGCAGCTGAAGTCCCTGTAAAAATCACACCAGAACGCCCATTACCAAACCGTCGTGGTAATAATAAAAATAGTGGCCGTGGTAAAGGTGGTAACTATAACCGTCGTAATAACAACAAAGGTGGCGGCCGTGGTGGCAAGGAACAATATAACAAGAAAAAACGTTATAACAATTCTGATGCACCTAAAAAAAATAATAACAACAAATCAAACAACAAACCTTCGCAGAAAAAAGATGGTGGCCGTGGATTTGTTATTCGTAACAACGATAAATAATAGTTATACCAATCTAATAAGATTAGATTGGTATTTTTTATTTGTAATAAAATGATTCTATTCGCTTTTTTGTTTTAATGTCGTTATAATAACATTATCGTCAAAAGGGAGTGCTAATATGATTATGGGAATTGGTATAGATGCTGTAGAGCTATATCGCATAGAAGATATTATAAAGAATAATCCTAAATTTATTTCCCGTGTGCTAACGTCTCGTGAGTTGGAAATTTTTGAAACGTTAAAAATAAAGAGACAAACAGAATTTCTAGGGGGTCGTTTTGCGTGTAAAGAAGCTTTCTCAAAAGCGTATGGGACAGGAATTGGAAAAGTAGGATTTCAAGATATTGAGGTGTTATCAGAAGAAAGTGGTCGACCAATAGTGTATCAGTCTATATTTGAAGGGCAGGTTCATGTGTCCATTACTCATACAGACAAAGTAGCCTTCGCTCAGATTATTTTAGAAAAATAAAATAAACGAAACAATTGTTGTCGTTTCGCTTATTTACTAATTGATAAATTTTGAGAATGATTAGGGTGGATGATGGATATTTTCCTTATATAGTTAGCTGAAATCATACGGATTTCATTCGATTTTTGTAATTTAATGACTAAGGCATTGCGATTAATCGCATGTTGGTAAATTCTGCCAACGAGTGTTTCATAACTAGCTTGTGATGGCTCTTGATATTGAAGAACCACCAGACTCTTTTGAAGTATGGCTTTACTAATTTGTTGCTGGATAAGAGCTAAATGCTTTTCCTTTTCTGACTCATCATCTAAAAAAGAAGAAATAAATCTCTGTGATGAACGGGAGATAAAACGAGTAAACTTTTTGACATGATTTTCTTTATTAGGCTTTGTAGACGGTTGCTTTTTTATCATCAGTCATTCTCCTTTTAAGTCTTTCTTTCTCTTATTATACGG
This genomic stretch from Vagococcus sp. CY52-2 harbors:
- a CDS encoding class A sortase, whose protein sequence is MKKGANIISNKNDSSQKKRSTKHQTKKKSIGQRFKHFFFNLIMIILFLVGIALIFNNQIKNYLVKENTAQYQVNKITRDDVVKNEQKEATFDFDQVESLDFNTVTKSRGRDVGDVVGGIAIPSVDLNLPILKGVSNYVISVGAGTMKPDQKMGFGNYALASHYMYDPTLLFAPLVRVELGSSIYLTDLEYIYEYKVTMKEYVEPTRVDVIEDVPEKRQVTLVTCDTSGEHRLILQGELVKKVNGKKAPKDMRDAFELAQNNYY
- a CDS encoding 3'-5' exoribonuclease YhaM family protein translates to MKKLRELSVDETFEAFVLLKTADVRVARNGKKFIAFTFQDNSGTIDGKYWGASEEDIELFTTGKVVFLNGKRELYQNMPQIKILHMRLAKNDEPVDPSLYMEKAPIDIDEMKQEFNDYLLDITQAKWHRIVRHILSKYQKEFFEYPAAKRNHHAFAGGLAFHTLTMLRLAKSVSQEYTELNLSLLYAGVMLHDLGKVHELSGPVATEYTLAGNLLGHIVMIDEEITKACIELNISELDEEVLVLKHVVLAHHGLLEYGSPVRPKIMEAEILHHLDNLDASMQMMLGSLKQVNPGEYTERIFGLDNRNFYLPNI
- a CDS encoding D-alanine--D-alanine ligase translates to MKIFLVYGGKSAEHDVSILSAFSILQAIYYNYYSVQLVYITKDGNWLKGPVYHEAPLNKESLHLTIANAQPILPSDLKEGNAVIFPVLHGPNGEDGTIQGLFEVLNMPYVGAGVLASACAMDKIIGKQLFQQVGIPQLPYVAVTKTGYKDHQEDILLECEGSLIYPMFVKPANMGSSVGINKAESREELVQAIDEAFRFDRRVIVEQGIEARELEVAVLGNDEIRTTLAGEIVKDVAFYTYESKYLDNKVELQIPADISAELQETLQYYAKKAYQTLDGSGLSRCDFFLTANNEVFLNEVNTMPGFTPFSMYPLLWKNMGLNYGDLLEELIQLAKLRFEKKQQIEVEQL
- a CDS encoding DEAD/DEAH box helicase; translated protein: MKFSELQLEKSLLQAIENIGFEEATPVQSATIPLALEGRDVIGQAQTGTGKTAAFGLPMLNKIDSNRPELQALVIAPTRELAIQTQEELYRLGKEKKVKVQSVYGGADIGRQIRALKNKPHIVVGTPGRLLDHINRRTLKLDTVETLVLDEADEMLNMGFLDDIEAIISKVPAERQTLLFSATMPDSIKRIGVKFMQDPEHVRIKAKEMTANLIDQYYVRCKEFEKFDIMTRLFDVQSPELTIVFGRTKRRVDELARGLEMRGYKAEGIHGDLPQHKRMSILKAFKNGELDILVATDVAARGLDISGVSHVYNYDIPQDPESYVHRIGRTGRAGKEGMSVTFVTPNEMGYLHVIEDLTKKRMTPLRPPSKKEAVEGQIGAAITEIKDLLAANGLEKYQLAASDLLEDYTAEDLVALLIKQISKDDAAEVPVKITPERPLPNRRGNNKNSGRGKGGNYNRRNNNKGGGRGGKEQYNKKKRYNNSDAPKKNNNNKSNNKPSQKKDGGRGFVIRNNDK
- the acpS gene encoding holo-ACP synthase, with product MIMGIGIDAVELYRIEDIIKNNPKFISRVLTSRELEIFETLKIKRQTEFLGGRFACKEAFSKAYGTGIGKVGFQDIEVLSEESGRPIVYQSIFEGQVHVSITHTDKVAFAQIILEK
- the murF gene encoding UDP-N-acetylmuramoyl-tripeptide--D-alanyl-D-alanine ligase, with product MNLLIKEIVAAVEGINYAQHLDDQTISSVEFDTRKVRENSLFVPLKGARDGHDFIPQAIDNGASLVLSEKDLSEDIAYIKVEDTLIALQKLSRFYLEKSAPKVIGITGSNGKTTTKDMTAAVLSQAFKTYKTQGNYNNHIGLPYTILSMPEDTEMLVLEMGMDHKGEIEVLSNLATPDIAAITLIGESHIEYLGSRAGIAEAKMEITSGLKKEGILIIPNDEPLLKRLIVDISQEVESFGIDTQATLSASILSETKVDTQFETNLFEGEVFSIPVLGGYNVKNALIALLIGNHFGIPVSKMKNGLETFDLTKNRTEWLKTNDGIDILSDVYNANPTAMKLVLDTFSALELEGKKYIVLGDMLELGELSSQMHESISEHISPNHIDQVYLYGEQMNALYNLLNDRMPKGSLHFYHKTEKKELMKHLSSQLQSKDTVFLKASNGMGLNEVVDFLLKNHE